In the genome of Rhopalosiphum padi isolate XX-2018 chromosome 1, ASM2088224v1, whole genome shotgun sequence, the window agaaataaagtaattatatttataaaaaataattgaatatttaacataggaatatagttttatttgatgaaaaatttttatttaagctaTCTGAAAATATTACTTCTGGTCGTTCAGATGATCCCCCATTATTACCAGGAGAAAAAGTACAAGGTGTGGCTCGAGATGTTACTTATTTATGTCCATTTAGTGGTCCAGCAAGAGGTTGGTTATCTGTCaccaactataaattatactttaagagTTTAGAACGCGATACACAGCTTATAATTGAAGTACCGTTGGGTGTGGTTagtatttactttatataaatacaataaaatctcataaatttgtaataccaatattaaaacaattctattttttaaataatattgcatactatataataataataatacataagcaGATATTAAAATTGACTAAATACTGGTAAAATATAAAGCATTTTGCTATATACTTACttactatactactattattatagtatacttacttactttttatttcaaataatattttatttaatgtaatataatatgacttaaTAATTAGGTGAGTAGAGTAGAAAAAGTTGGTGGCCAATCAAGCCGAGGAGAAAATTCATATGGTATTGAATTATTCTGTAAGGATATGAGAAATTTACGCTTTGGTCATAAACAAGAGAATCATTCTAGACGTAATGTGTTTGAAAAACTTCAGCAATATGCATTTCCTTTATCTCATAATATTCCGATGTTTGCTTTTGAATATACTGAAATATTCCCAGAAAATGGTTGGAATGTGTATGAACCTATGGCTGAACTCAAAAGAATGGTAAACTGTTGCACTTAAATATGggtaattcattttattaactattattttttttattttatgttagggTGTACCAAATGATACTTGGCACATTACTAAACTGAATGACGGTCATGATCTTTGCGAAACATATCCAGCAATTTTAGCTGTCCCAGCTGGAACAACAGATGAAATTATAAGAAATGCAGCAGCTTTTAGAAGTAGAGGTCGAATACCAGTATTAAGCTGGTTGCATTCTGAATCTCAAGCTACTATAACTAGAGCATCCCAACCTTTGGTAGGTGTTGGTGGTAAGAGGTGCCGCGACGATGAAAGATACACTCAACTTATAATTGATGCAAATGCACAGTCgcataaactttatattatggATGCAAGGCCCAGGTAtagccattattatttatctaactaTTATTGTTGTTCTTATTCAAATTTCATGTTAAAGTGCTAATGCAATTGCCAACAAGGCTAAAGGAGGTGGTTATGAACCAGAAGATGCTTATCAAAATGCAGAATTAATATTTCTCGATATTCATAACATTCACGTAATGAGGGAATCTCTAAGAAAACTAAAAGGTTAtattttggttatatttttagttgtggtatttttatttttaactgtaaataCTTTACTGTAGAAATATGTTTTCCAAATATTGATGAAACAAAATGGTTGTCGGGAATTGAATCTACATATtggttaaaacatattaaatgtatactggCTGGAGCTTGTCGTATTGTTGATAAAGTAGAAAATCATAAAACTTCAGTTTTAGTGCATTGCTCTGATGGATGGGACCGTACAGcccaagtaaataataaaaaagaactattattattataatgttcaatagtttattatatatttgatgtttgtatatttaatcttGTTATGTGTCAGTTGACTGCATTAGCTATGGTACTTTTGGACCCATATTATAGAACAATAAAAGGATTTGAAGTATTAATTGAAAAGGAATGGCTTAGTTTCGGTCACAAATTTCAACACGTaagtactattataaatttgtttatttataagaataattattatgtgattaATTAAAACCTTACGAcattgcaataatatttatattaaggaaaaaaaattttctttagtTCTccttaagacatttttattatttcaagttaTATTGTAGTCACTACTTTTCACAGTACTTATACTCTATTCCAAATAAGAAACACCCACGGCAGTGACCAGTTATTGTCAGACGGCAGTCAGACATCACCCACTTGTGAATCCCACCAAGTTAACTATCTGTATGCTTGCTGTGTAGTGAAACGACGCCCATGTGCAATATTCGGCCACCGTGGGTGTTTCTTATTAGAATAgtgtatatttaacttttaagttttaaggtCTTATTAGATTTGGGTTAAGCTGCAGGAAAGATTGCCTGTGATAAGAGAAATCCTCTGATCTCcatatttttcaactttatgGAAGGAATAAAAAACTGGATAGccataactaatttaaaagtatatttaaattctttaaatataaagttaactattcataaatatgtttatttatttcattattattaagtatgaaaaaataattataaatattacaggattgcaaaatattacaattatgtataattgttatgatAGTTATGATTAGTTGTAGCACTAAAAATGTTACTTTTTAGCTCTTAAATATACACTTAAAAACTctaaaatatgcactataaaaaaattaaatgtaattttacaaatttttggaCTTTCTGGACTGGTTGAATTATAAACTGTTAACAACAatgttaaattacttaaatatatttgtaaaagtgtacttataattaaattgacaaACTGTTgatgaaaacataaaatattatttgatgaggtctatttatttctaataattcaaatatttttaaaaatataatcaagtaaatcattacctattaattattatttataaaatgtgattacttcctatattatgtgaatatatGTGATATACTCAAAAATAGCACTATAAACCCTAAATTagcaaaatagtaataaaacacataaatatacaaaaactagcaaaatcaaattttgtgtATAACATCGAAGAAGTGtgaaacatatttgtattttactttgAATATTCTAGGatgaaccaaaaaaaatatgcatttgatAGAACTTCCTAGCCCTTGTTATGATTTACATCACATTATAGAGCAATGCAAATATTTCTAGGTTTATCATAATAGATATCTCCAATTACAGTAGATTCCGCTTAATGTGAGCATGTTGGGACCAACTCTGTTTGCTCATATTAAGCGGTTAcccataaaaaccgaaattAGTTCAAACAAAATCCCTTTCTGCatgaatttttatctttttccataaaaaatatacttattataaaaaaaaacactaggataatagaaaacatatttaaaaaatattcaagtgaaACTACTTCTAAAAGTTGATTAAGGGTTAGTTAggccataaaattaatttatgatatatttcaataagtattatacttaaaaatctatacttatttttaaaatattccggACAAAAAGTACTACAAGGTTGaaggtagtattttttttatctaagatCAGTAGTATCATTAGtatcaaattgttattgttgtaataactttgtacaacaataatattttcagttgtttatttttcatctgAAGTTCACAATTTTACTGCTAGGTAGATATAACTTAAATCAAAACTTAAATGTTCGCCTTTTGTGCCGAATTTGGCCATATATGCAGTAACGttgtaactttattttcaaTAGAAACTCCGAAAAACTAATTTGTGCCATTTTTGGTATAATATGCAGAAAGGGgtgataatactttttattacttTCGATAAACACAATCTCATAGATATGACGAAACCCAATTAAATTAgtcgtttttaaatacatatgtgtTTATTCTAAcgctatgataaaataaaaattgccctCAAAACCGAATCGAATACCCATATTACGTGGTTATTTTAaccttattaatatacatttgtattgggACCAGACCATCTTGCCCATATAACCAGTGCCTACATTAGATGGAATCCACTGTTTATACTATTAGCTGTCCAGCTGTCAGAAATCTATCATTTTTACATCtaaatcataaaacaatatagaAATAACTGAATCAGCTGATTTTTGTTTACCTGTGGTCTGACGTCTAAATTTCTATGAAACCTGGAATGAGCTTGAGAACCCAAAGTTTTTTTCACCCAAGTTACATAAACATTTACTACTGCAGTGATCAATGTTAAAATTACCTGATTTAGCCAAACCACTCAGTATTGTATAgacctaataattttaatgtagacatacattttctttaacaaaaaatataaaaacatgaatttcaAGGAGATATCTATGATATAGATAGGAGATGTTATTGCACTGACCTTACAAATAATCTTATGCCCAttgaacaattaaattttattgatttaccaATATCACTGTTCCCAttatttaaaactgaataactttaattagtttaattacaTGGATTTCTAAGCTTAAGAGGATGTCTCACCCACTGTGTTGTCTCCGTccacacgtacgacatagtaaatcttcgttcaccagtttcaatagtgtgattttagttttaatattagagtgaattgacctattatcaaactttctCATTGgctttttaagatattttaatttttaagtgaattatgagcatttttaaatatttaataatttcatactcataactcacctaaaaattaaagtatcataaaaagccaacgagagaccacagataatgttcttacctaaaagtttgagaataggtcaattcactcttatattaaaactaaaagcacactactgaaactggtgaacgaaaattgaCTATGTCGTacatgtgtaagacggagacaacacatgtgggtgagcagtggcgtatatagaaattaatttgaggggaggttaaaaaaaatttccattgtTAAATTTCAATGAATTATACAGTTAAAATCAATGCCCGTACTGACCAAACATTTCAGGGGGGAGGGTTGAACCCCTACCTCCCCCTATATTCGCCACTGCGGgtgagacgtcctcttaagatatgataaaataaattgttatttgttatacatgATCACTGACTAAGTGTTGCaagtattgatattattaaagttgtaaatgttattttattcttacaataaaaaatcataaaaactcagtacctatttaataatgttgtattaagATTTAACCTAACTTcagtttggtttttatttttagaggaTTGGCCATGGAGATGATCATCATTCAGATGCTGATCGATCACCtgtttttttacagtttatagATTGTGTTTGGCAAGTGACATGTATGTTTCCAAAtgcatttgaattcaatgagttatttttaataactattattgatCATTTATATTCTTGTAGATTTGGAACATTTCTTTTCAAcaggtattttattgttttttatacaataaataataattattataaatgcaaatcaaataaattaattaggtatacacTTTGCTTTATTGGGACATATTGGCTGTGTGTTATTTGTTCCAATTAAGCGATTGTCCCAATAATccgaataaaaaaaagaacatacaaattcattatagaaattatttattaatacaaaaagaaaaacatgatatacaattatacactaattatttataaaaatacatacataatataatttttttttatcttatttaaaatatttcttacatacttattattgaTTGTTGATAAATGTAGTCTGAACAAGCTTCCAAAGCACTTATGGATGCTTAAATATTCTCAATTATCCAGATTTATGGTCCAGATAAATAGTGAACATTTACACTACAACTATACATTTGTTTTCGTAATTGAAGAATTTTCCTGAATCCCGATGAAGTAGTTGTCCTTATTAAGTGAAATCGactgtatttattaaatcaaacaaaatgTATCATGTGGAGTGATagttacttaataaaattaatattttaggtttatgcgtagtttatcaattaaaaatcaaattttaaataaaagaataataaaaaaaaatagtggtcaccattaaattagttaattttcaGTTACAAACAATATCTCATTCacacataaacattattattattatattgtattacatcacaactatacataatattattattattttatttagtgaaaAAGAGCGCTTACAAAAAGAAGTGAAGCAAAAAACTGTTTCACTCTGGTCTTACATTAACAGTGATcaagatttatataaaaacccTTTATACTGGCCCCAACAACACGCTCTAGAACCAGTTGCTTCATTGcgctacattaaaatgtggaaAGGGCTGTATTGCCGATGGAATCCAAGCATGAGACCACAAGTAATTGCTTGTTAATAACTAAtgatgttttgttatttatgttaataatattttcaggaACCGATTCATCAAAGAACTAGAGAACTTCTACATATGAAAATgcaattaatgaaaatttcagATGATTATCGACGAGAACTTAGACATAAAGCATCTAGAAACACTTCTAGCAACCGATTAACTTCTcctatacacatttaaattatacaattatcaatacatctcattaatttgttaaacctatttattttatatgttttattgttattaaagaaaattataaatcatatatgttttttattttagtgaattaaatttaagtatattatacaattatgaaatatgttcaattaattattaagtttatatatgATAGAAATAACCAAATCATAagagtatttcaattttttttacttatttaatgaaaataaaaattcctcAACTATATCCTTTAAATTCAttcaagttataaaatattaaaatttacatcattgtaaaaccatttttcactacatttaaaatctaaaatataataaccataaattaGTTTTGTACTAATGTGTAAgtgtaatttatcatttttacaaagCGATATCCTTACTATTACAAGTTCATTCACATTCACTATACACtataatgtatgaaaataaaatagaaaaaaggtACAAAAGGATATCTGGTAAACAAAagactattaataaataagagcAATTGATTATAGATTCTATAATCTATAGTAAGGTACTTAGGTACcagtttatgaaattaaatgtcttataaataaaaatctcgtgtCACAGTGTTTGTCCGGGATAAACTCCGAAACTACTGGACCGATCTTGATGAAATTTGTTACATTGTGTCTATTTTGGTCCAACTTAAAAGATaggatagtttttatttcaaattttttaataaatttacatacttATGTATAATTGCATAGTATTTTTCGGTGTGTGTTTTATCGTCAGCAGCGTGTAGCGGGGCACCTTAATTACGTCCCGTTAAAAAGGTATACATGAATTGCGTCCCACTATATTGGTTAGGTAgtagaatttttatttcgttttcagGGGTTCTTcgaggtatatttttaatagttattaataaaattaataagttttaaatacgttttatgtaagtataaattcaaatctaaaagttttaagtgcaatttttgggatttttttaactttgttgcaattttgttgaatttatttatttatacaactattttagCTAAAGTCGACACTCCACAGTCGTATAGataagttattactataatatctcCAGCTATAAAATCCAATAactagtatagtatatagtaataatggtATCTTAtcgaaataaagataatatcaaGTCGGTAGGTATTCaattcaatacaaaataatttgtgaaatgTGACTGTTTGACTGTATacgtagaatattatataatatatgatgtataatatagttgtatacatacaactacctataggtatatactttttttgGTAGAAttgagattataatttataatagtaaacttaaaacatttataacagaacgttgttatttataactaataagcaagTTCGTTCATCGTCATTCGTCATTGTGAACAATAAAGCATGATTTCTATTCTACCTATACTATATCGATTATGGGTAAagatttgtattatatgtatgtgtaaaTAGCATTTAGTTTcgcaatgttttatttattaattaacttatttattatattatggactaCATTAATTTTGATCGGATTTAAGCAATTTAacgtttatttacttttttattatatttgatacaatGTTTTGattgacttatattatatttataattgttatttatttttgttagttttttaagAACCCCTGATTAAAATACACGAATTGCGTCCTGTATTTTTTGGGACGCAATTCGTGTATACCTTTTTTACCGGACGCAACTCGGGTGATCCCGCGTGTAGATATGAATTGTTCCGAAAAGTAAAACTCGACAGTCTTACTATATATCTTCTATCtccataattataaatagaaatcatGTGTCACAATGTTTATCCGGGATGAACTCCGAAACTACTGGACTGATCTTGATGATATTTTTTACACTGTGTGTAATTTGGTCATAATTAAAAGATAGGATAGTTTTTATCTCGATTAAGGCCCTCAATATTTTTGCATTGCAATAGTTGTGAAAAAGAAAGTTAtagaattatagttaatatttctcaaaaataattaagtaattttggatattattttacattctaatatacaacaaaaacaattataaaaatttaaaatagtctcAGATTCTCAATCTATAAAATGatgtatctaatataaattaatctataattgtataatatggttgaactattattgaaaataattataaattaaaataactcaatccaacaaatattatgtaaatatgaatctaactacataaatatgaaatgaaaatcTTTGTACAGGGTAAACCTGGAACTACTGATCagatcttgattttttttttaaacaaaagagTATATCACGGAGAAGATTTCTATCGCAAATCGCAATAGcatttgtctaaattaaaaaacctcTGAGTTAtctactaaatactaattaaaataaatgtgtaaattgtataaatcgtatatctataaatatacgtgtacattgtacatgttCTCGATGCATTCCGAAACTACTAaaccgattttgatgaaatcatgatcaatgtgtgtaattttatCTCCGTCATAAGATAGGATAGTTTTTATCCTTGTTAATGACctgaatttattacttttttattatgtttaggaatcaaaaaaaaaaaaacatgttttgtttatgtaaatttgttttaatattaaactttatcgttattttgatatttttttccttattagcaattacaatcataataattagggctgtgcgattatttaatcgattattcgaataatatatatttttaacaaatgataCATAATTGGTTAATCGATTGAATAAATGTAACTCTAGGCGAGAGAGTTATGTAAAATTGATATGTCAGAGACAGTGGCGTACTTAGAACTTTAGGGGGGGTTAAGGGTTTACAGGTACTAGAAATTTTAGTTttctcataataaattaaaatccaaaaatttctGGGGTGAGAGGGTTTATCCCCCCTCCCCCCGTTAGTACGCCACTGGTCAGAGATATCATCTATACACCAAATCAGGaaaccaaaaatagtttttatccttTCGTTCCTTACGATCGTTCCTTTCATTCCAGAGTCTAGACTTAAActtaactattatagtatttagtaataaatattacttaaatacctaacgataataattagtacttactagattcaattttctaccagaaaccatCCTCTAGGTTTAAAATTGAAGTTTATTTATTGTCCAAAAGGTGatgatacacaatatatatataacatatttttattatatttaatactttaatgtgTCAATACATAGACGTAAACTGGGGGGAGGCAAGGGAGCCATTGAATAACCTAGAATAAATTAGGAataagtaacataataataatcaataacataTTGATATGTAGGTAACTATATATTTGCCCCCTAATACATTTCTAGTTACACTTATGtgtcaacatattatatgttattacaaatttataaaataaaaataagtaataaatattatatacattaaatttatacatttgaaaaaaattttacattcactcattattctaaaattaatgcATTAATCGCTCTGCAGTCTGCTTAGCCGCTTAGgatctaaatctaaaataatttaaatgatgttAAAATCATTGTGTTATTCCCAGCAAGTtcttataaatatctaattataaaataggtagtttacatttttttttgcgattttgatgaatttcattaaattccaactgcatataaaaaatattatatatttggcgCCAAATGATGGGTCATGTTGTCACTAGCAGCGCTAGTAAAcagttattaacatttttcctactTCCGACTCGGCACGAAGATCACATTTTCTTATCCGCGATTGGCCGTTGTTGTTCTaccgtattttatacattgtaaattgtatttgtaatcaGTTTTCATTTTCTATGGAGTATGAACCGAGTTGTCAATATTTAACTGtcaactatttactatttttcaatATGCTATAAACGTGCTGGTGTACGTGGTGTATGACATCGACGACATCCATACCGCAGTACCGCGAAAGCAAACCTAGTCGTTAAACagtttaaagaatattttaaaattgtattcatgcaTTATTGTTTGAAGTTAGCGATACTCAACTAGTGTTTATAATACGTTAGATTAGTTTAGGGTCGGTAGTTCGATACATGTTCACCATGAACGTAGCTAGTCTAGTGAACTCTATTTTGGCAGACGATGGCTATAATGGACTGTCTGATGACACCAAAAGCAAGTTCGAGCAGTATTTACGCAACCCTTCTACAAGTCGCAATGAAATTGGGACAAATACTGCATGTGGTAAGTATCTATTTTAGATTTGTTGTTAGTCTAATAGAAAAGATAATATTGAGTTCACATCTGATTTGTGAACCAGAAACCAGAAATCAACCGGAAATCGATTTTGATTTGCTCAACAA includes:
- the LOC132916949 gene encoding myotubularin-related protein 2 → MDLNNKYQNMSSDSDSKSSSLNSKIEQEESESNSPTKSRRSTSSTSNEIPTVGDIKLRNKLSENITSGRSDDPPLLPGEKVQGVARDVTYLCPFSGPARGWLSVTNYKLYFKSLERDTQLIIEVPLGVVSRVEKVGGQSSRGENSYGIELFCKDMRNLRFGHKQENHSRRNVFEKLQQYAFPLSHNIPMFAFEYTEIFPENGWNVYEPMAELKRMGVPNDTWHITKLNDGHDLCETYPAILAVPAGTTDEIIRNAAAFRSRGRIPVLSWLHSESQATITRASQPLVGVGGKRCRDDERYTQLIIDANAQSHKLYIMDARPSANAIANKAKGGGYEPEDAYQNAELIFLDIHNIHVMRESLRKLKEICFPNIDETKWLSGIESTYWLKHIKCILAGACRIVDKVENHKTSVLVHCSDGWDRTAQLTALAMVLLDPYYRTIKGFEVLIEKEWLSFGHKFQHRIGHGDDHHSDADRSPVFLQFIDCVWQVTCMFPNAFEFNELFLITIIDHLYSCRFGTFLFNSEKERLQKEVKQKTVSLWSYINSDQDLYKNPLYWPQQHALEPVASLRYIKMWKGLYCRWNPSMRPQEPIHQRTRELLHMKMQLMKISDDYRRELRHKASRNTSSNRLTSPIHI